The following coding sequences are from one Prochlorococcus sp. MIT 1314 window:
- a CDS encoding fructosamine kinase family protein: MQKLNPLEVSEICDELGETYPKNVEQVHGGSIHGAWQISFTNKKFFLKRNDRNKKLLKFEESCLRNLREYINQKNLVIPEVIAYKAINNIELLLVEWIDMQNLDQKKLGKGLGEMHLNSSESNPKIFGYPIEGFIGITEQKKGWENNWIDCFLNLRIIPQLSILKSNFLDKETINKVKEKIKSELLNHKPTNTLVHGDLWSGNVGTEQSGRGVIFDPASWWADNEVDIAMTKLFGGFRKEFYEEYHKIFPMKKGFEKRIIIYNFYHILNHANMFGGSYFNQVKDYVKAILNM, from the coding sequence ATGCAAAAATTAAACCCCCTTGAAGTTAGCGAAATTTGTGATGAATTAGGAGAAACCTATCCAAAAAATGTTGAACAAGTACATGGGGGTAGTATTCATGGCGCATGGCAAATATCATTTACAAACAAGAAATTCTTTCTTAAAAGAAACGATAGAAATAAAAAATTACTTAAATTTGAAGAATCTTGTCTTCGAAATTTGCGAGAGTATATTAATCAAAAAAACTTAGTTATTCCTGAAGTTATTGCATATAAAGCCATCAATAATATAGAACTCCTTTTGGTTGAATGGATAGATATGCAAAACCTTGATCAAAAAAAACTTGGAAAAGGATTGGGAGAAATGCACTTGAATTCAAGTGAATCTAATCCAAAAATCTTTGGGTATCCGATTGAGGGTTTTATTGGGATAACAGAACAAAAGAAAGGATGGGAAAATAATTGGATAGATTGTTTTCTAAACTTACGAATAATACCTCAATTATCAATTCTTAAATCAAATTTCTTAGACAAAGAAACCATAAATAAAGTCAAAGAAAAAATTAAATCAGAATTGTTGAATCATAAACCAACAAATACGCTTGTTCATGGTGACTTATGGTCAGGAAATGTAGGAACAGAACAAAGTGGAAGGGGAGTAATATTTGACCCAGCATCTTGGTGGGCAGATAATGAAGTAGATATAGCTATGACAAAATTATTTGGAGGTTTTAGAAAAGAATTTTATGAAGAATATCATAAAATTTTTCCGATGAAAAAAGGTTTTGAAAAAAGAATTATTATTTATAATTTTTATCACATATTGAACCACGCCAATATGTTTGGAGGGTCATACTTTAATCAAGTAAAAGATTACGTAAAAGCAATACTTAATATGTAA
- a CDS encoding ThiF family adenylyltransferase, which produces MSKDIKFNSLNKDEQERYQKHLRLKEIGYEGQLDLKNSSVLCIGAGGLGSPVLLHLAAIGIGKIGILDNDYVEKSNLQRQIIHETNTIGKLKIDSARERIEKFNPNSELLTFAERINPNNALEIIREFDVICDCSDNFGTRYLINDACLILNKPLVFGSVQGFEGQVSVFNLHKDSPNLRDLLPESPAKNAVPSCAEYGVVAVSTGLIGILQVNEIIKIILKKGEILDGKILVLDLFNMNMKKLHLKSDQVNKRIKNLNQFMDFYSDDECFEKNNEINRIKANDFNNLYKVNPNKILLIDVRENEEFSTSSIEGSVSIPLSHLNQASELEFIQKESLIKEVFTICKSGKRSEKASKILSRFKIQSRSIEGGIEKVKKILCN; this is translated from the coding sequence ATGTCCAAAGATATCAAATTTAATTCCCTAAACAAAGATGAACAAGAAAGGTATCAAAAACATTTAAGACTCAAAGAAATAGGTTATGAGGGGCAACTAGATCTAAAAAACAGCTCAGTATTATGTATAGGAGCAGGCGGACTTGGTTCTCCTGTTTTGCTTCATCTAGCGGCAATAGGAATTGGAAAAATTGGAATATTAGATAACGATTACGTTGAGAAGTCTAATCTTCAAAGACAGATAATTCATGAAACAAATACTATTGGCAAGCTTAAGATTGATTCTGCCCGAGAAAGAATAGAAAAATTTAATCCTAATTCTGAATTATTAACATTTGCGGAGAGAATTAACCCTAATAATGCCTTGGAAATAATTCGAGAATTTGATGTTATTTGTGATTGCTCAGATAACTTTGGCACTAGATATTTGATAAATGATGCATGCCTCATACTAAATAAACCTCTAGTCTTTGGAAGTGTACAAGGCTTTGAAGGGCAAGTGAGTGTTTTTAACTTACATAAAGATAGTCCTAATTTAAGAGATTTACTTCCAGAATCACCTGCAAAAAATGCTGTCCCTAGTTGTGCAGAATATGGAGTTGTAGCTGTTTCAACAGGATTAATAGGAATTCTTCAAGTGAATGAGATTATCAAAATTATTTTAAAAAAAGGTGAAATTTTAGATGGGAAAATTTTGGTTCTTGATCTATTTAATATGAACATGAAAAAATTACATCTAAAAAGTGATCAGGTAAATAAGCGAATAAAAAATCTTAATCAGTTTATGGACTTTTATAGCGATGATGAATGTTTTGAGAAAAATAATGAAATCAACAGAATCAAAGCTAATGATTTCAATAACTTATACAAAGTAAACCCCAACAAGATTCTTTTAATTGACGTTAGGGAAAATGAAGAATTCTCTACTTCTTCAATAGAAGGTTCTGTATCAATCCCCCTAAGTCATTTGAACCAAGCTTCTGAGCTAGAATTTATTCAAAAAGAAAGTTTAATAAAAGAAGTTTTTACTATATGTAAATCGGGGAAACGTTCTGAAAAAGCTTCAAAAATCTTGTCTAGATTCAAAATTCAATCGAGATCAATTGAGGGTGGTATTGAAAAAGTA
- a CDS encoding prephenate/arogenate dehydrogenase has protein sequence MKIGIVGLGLIGGSLGLKLQSLNHTIYGIANNEFNEKKAKEKKLANFVSCDLGLLKECELIILALPIKDLINPSQRLVESIPKETILTDVGSIKEPIINTWENLHPLFVGSHPMAGTEKKGVDSGFEGLFKNSKWIITPTQKSNLNAVSTLSELIKSMDCAICQASPKEHDEAVSLISHLPIFLATALIETVNKKNNQSLLDLTQNLAATGFTDTSRVGGGNAQLGLDLAMNNQINVLNAINNFKNKLNVLESLIKEKNWNLLFNKLSEAKEIRENFID, from the coding sequence ATGAAAATTGGAATAGTAGGATTAGGTTTAATTGGCGGATCATTAGGATTAAAACTCCAAAGTTTAAACCATACAATTTATGGAATAGCAAATAATGAATTTAATGAAAAGAAAGCGAAAGAAAAAAAGCTTGCAAATTTTGTCAGCTGTGATCTGGGCTTATTAAAAGAATGTGAGCTCATAATTTTGGCATTGCCTATCAAAGATTTGATAAATCCATCTCAGCGATTAGTGGAATCAATTCCAAAAGAAACAATACTGACTGATGTAGGCTCTATTAAAGAACCAATAATCAACACATGGGAAAATTTACATCCTTTATTTGTTGGATCACATCCAATGGCAGGAACAGAAAAAAAAGGAGTTGATTCAGGTTTTGAAGGTCTTTTTAAAAATTCAAAATGGATTATCACCCCTACACAAAAGAGTAATTTAAATGCAGTAAGCACTCTTTCCGAGCTAATAAAATCAATGGATTGTGCAATTTGCCAAGCTTCGCCAAAAGAACATGATGAAGCAGTATCTCTAATTTCTCATTTACCTATATTTTTAGCTACAGCCCTAATAGAAACTGTAAATAAAAAAAATAACCAATCTTTATTAGATCTCACACAAAATCTTGCAGCTACAGGATTTACTGATACTTCGAGAGTTGGTGGTGGCAATGCCCAATTAGGCTTAGATTTAGCTATGAATAATCAGATTAATGTTCTAAATGCCATAAATAATTTTAAAAATAAACTGAATGTATTAGAGTCTCTCATAAAAGAAAAAAATTGGAATTTACTTTTCAACAAACTTTCTGAAGCAAAAGAAATTAGAGAAAATTTTATAGATTAA
- a CDS encoding CAAD domain-containing protein: MSDNTSESNQDSGSDTNADTKSFSEKYSDVMGKVNETLGNVDWTQMGKYGKAAGIIAVVVIAQIIIKVVIDTINFFPILPGLLELLGVVVVGQWSWQNLRTSENREAVFDKVQNLKKTYLG, translated from the coding sequence ATGAGTGACAACACTTCCGAGTCAAATCAAGACTCTGGCTCCGATACAAACGCCGACACTAAAAGTTTTTCAGAGAAGTACTCTGATGTAATGGGCAAAGTCAACGAAACACTAGGAAATGTTGATTGGACCCAAATGGGAAAATACGGTAAAGCAGCGGGCATTATTGCTGTTGTCGTTATTGCTCAGATAATAATTAAAGTTGTTATTGACACGATTAACTTTTTCCCGATTCTTCCCGGCTTACTTGAATTACTAGGAGTTGTTGTCGTTGGTCAATGGAGCTGGCAGAATCTTCGCACCAGTGAAAATCGTGAAGCAGTTTTTGATAAGGTGCAAAACCTAAAAAAGACTTACTTAGGATAG
- the crtD gene encoding C-3',4' desaturase CrtD — MRKSEVVVVGAGIAGLTSAAILSKQGLSVTLIESHTQSGGCAGTFKRKNYIFDVGATQVAGLEKGGIHSRIFDFLDVPSPEATILDPACIVDLNDGGKPIPIWYEKNKWIAEQEMQFPGSRRFWKLCTLIHQSNWIFANNNPVLPISNFWDFSQLLKALVPSNIVTGILLKSTIFDLLRICGLSKDERLIQFLNLQLKLYSQEDVYKTAALYGSTVLQMCQEPHGLWHLKQSMQSLSEALESSLRKNGVNLIFGQEVHSINFDDQNMCWKISANSKKNSFVYQAKDLIYTVPPQSLLKHLKVPLNRKRRYKKRLISLPDPSGAVVFYSALKKEHIKKNISSNHYQFASKEFGSLFVSISEDGDGRAPKGEVTLIASIFTKTQDWFNLNKQNYLKRKKDCLNKISLELERQFDIVCENWLHRELATPLGFEKWTGRPNGIVGGLGQNPDIFGLFGLSSRTPFQGLWLCGDSIYPGEGTAGVSQSALMVSRQILASKGIDFNL; from the coding sequence ATGAGAAAGTCCGAAGTTGTTGTTGTTGGTGCTGGTATTGCAGGACTAACTTCTGCAGCGATTTTATCAAAGCAAGGATTATCAGTAACTTTAATAGAATCTCATACTCAATCAGGAGGATGTGCTGGTACTTTTAAAAGAAAGAATTATATTTTTGATGTTGGTGCAACTCAAGTTGCAGGTTTGGAGAAAGGAGGAATACATTCAAGAATTTTTGATTTTTTAGATGTCCCATCCCCTGAAGCCACTATTTTAGATCCTGCTTGCATTGTTGATTTAAATGATGGTGGTAAGCCGATACCTATTTGGTATGAAAAAAATAAATGGATTGCTGAACAAGAAATGCAATTCCCCGGAAGTCGTAGATTTTGGAAACTTTGTACCCTCATACACCAAAGTAATTGGATATTTGCTAATAACAATCCAGTATTGCCAATAAGTAATTTTTGGGATTTTTCTCAACTTCTTAAAGCACTAGTTCCGTCAAACATTGTCACAGGTATCTTACTTAAATCTACTATTTTTGATTTATTGAGGATATGTGGATTATCCAAAGATGAGCGTTTGATTCAATTCTTAAACCTTCAATTAAAACTCTATTCTCAAGAGGATGTTTATAAAACTGCAGCATTATATGGTTCTACTGTTCTTCAGATGTGTCAAGAGCCACATGGTTTATGGCATTTAAAACAATCTATGCAGTCTTTAAGTGAAGCTTTAGAAAGTTCATTGCGTAAAAATGGAGTTAATCTAATTTTTGGCCAAGAAGTTCATTCTATAAATTTTGATGATCAAAATATGTGTTGGAAGATATCGGCTAATTCAAAAAAAAATTCTTTTGTTTACCAAGCAAAAGATTTGATTTATACCGTGCCCCCTCAATCTTTGCTAAAGCATTTGAAGGTACCTTTAAATAGAAAAAGAAGGTATAAAAAGCGACTTATTAGTTTGCCTGATCCAAGTGGAGCTGTAGTCTTTTACTCAGCATTAAAAAAAGAACATATTAAAAAAAATATTTCTTCCAATCATTATCAATTTGCATCGAAGGAATTTGGTTCGTTATTTGTATCAATTAGCGAAGATGGTGATGGAAGAGCGCCTAAAGGTGAAGTTACGTTAATAGCGAGTATTTTTACTAAGACACAAGATTGGTTTAATTTAAATAAACAAAATTATTTAAAGAGGAAAAAGGATTGCCTAAATAAAATATCGCTTGAATTGGAACGTCAATTTGATATCGTTTGTGAAAATTGGCTTCATAGGGAATTAGCAACTCCACTGGGATTTGAAAAATGGACAGGTAGACCTAATGGAATAGTTGGAGGTCTCGGTCAAAATCCAGATATTTTTGGTTTATTTGGATTATCAAGTAGGACTCCATTTCAAGGTTTATGGTTATGTGGGGATTCAATTTATCCAGGAGAGGGAACTGCAGGTGTCAGTCAGTCTGCATTAATGGTTTCAAGGCAAATTTTGGCTTCTAAAGGTATTGATTTTAATCTATAA